One segment of Candidatus Hydrogenedentota bacterium DNA contains the following:
- a CDS encoding SIS domain-containing protein, translating to MSKLWQDIVRQMGELRTCLDHTTAVGRAQLDAAAVLVKKARHVYITGIGASWHAGIGVQHIFHQFGIPAHLVETAELEFMCPIPPDTALIVLSRSGRSVEVVSVIGKAAQAKSKVIAITNAAESPLAQRADVTLLCNVSFDTAASIATYTAPGLVGGLLAAQSTDSLTDALVEQLGGAFESTNARVDAWRGEIRKSGWLEAEGPTFFLARGCSMASSYEARLLWLEVAKAASTSMTTSTFRHGPQEILAAGEARFALWIDPVRSRGQDLRLVDDLRKRHCALMVIGQGVTRDPRDLWIDLPAISADWQFLTDIVPIQIAAESYAMHRGYDCDKFTISSYVVESDGGL from the coding sequence GTGAGCAAGTTGTGGCAAGACATCGTTCGCCAGATGGGCGAACTTCGGACATGTTTGGACCATACGACGGCCGTGGGGCGCGCGCAGCTCGATGCGGCGGCGGTTTTGGTGAAGAAGGCGCGGCACGTATACATCACCGGCATCGGCGCGAGTTGGCATGCCGGGATTGGTGTGCAGCACATCTTTCACCAGTTTGGTATTCCCGCACATTTGGTGGAAACGGCGGAGTTGGAGTTTATGTGCCCGATTCCGCCGGATACTGCGTTGATCGTGCTGTCGCGGAGCGGGCGTAGCGTCGAGGTTGTGAGCGTGATCGGCAAGGCAGCGCAGGCGAAGTCGAAAGTGATCGCGATCACGAACGCGGCGGAAAGTCCGCTGGCGCAGCGCGCCGACGTGACGCTGTTGTGCAACGTCTCGTTTGACACGGCGGCATCGATCGCGACGTACACGGCGCCGGGACTGGTGGGGGGACTGCTTGCGGCGCAATCGACCGATTCGTTGACCGATGCACTTGTCGAGCAGCTTGGCGGCGCGTTCGAAAGTACGAACGCGCGCGTGGATGCGTGGCGTGGCGAGATTCGGAAGTCGGGTTGGCTCGAGGCGGAGGGGCCGACATTTTTCCTTGCGCGGGGGTGCAGCATGGCGAGCAGCTACGAAGCACGCCTGCTGTGGCTGGAAGTGGCGAAGGCGGCGTCGACGTCGATGACGACGAGCACCTTTCGTCACGGACCGCAGGAAATCCTCGCGGCGGGGGAGGCGCGGTTCGCGCTGTGGATCGATCCGGTGCGTTCGCGCGGGCAGGACCTGCGGCTCGTCGACGACCTGAGGAAACGGCATTGCGCGTTGATGGTCATCGGACAGGGTGTGACGCGCGATCCGCGCGATCTTTGGATCGATTTGCCGGCGATTTCCGCGGATTGGCAGTTCTTAACGGACATCGTGCCTATCCAGATCGCGGCGGAATCGTACGCAATGCATCGCGGGTACGATTGCGACAAGTT
- a CDS encoding carboxymuconolactone decarboxylase family protein: MRLAPIEQPKTLMLRLAYWMTRRAYGRVITPLKVVYARMPKSLGMSRAIVNFAQNGLRLDKGLVALINTHVASINGCGFCVDIAQAHSVFAHVPPEKMRALPNYATSELYTERERAALAYVEEVTKTKNVSDETFAELKMHFSEEEIVEITWVNAMENYYNLINRPLGIESDGLCMLAEKKVGR; encoded by the coding sequence ATGCGACTTGCACCGATTGAACAACCGAAAACGCTAATGTTGCGCCTTGCGTATTGGATGACGCGGCGGGCGTATGGGCGGGTGATTACGCCGTTGAAGGTCGTGTACGCGCGGATGCCCAAATCGCTCGGAATGTCGCGGGCGATCGTGAATTTTGCGCAGAACGGGTTGCGGCTGGACAAGGGACTGGTAGCATTGATCAACACGCACGTGGCGTCGATCAACGGGTGCGGGTTCTGTGTGGACATCGCGCAGGCGCATTCGGTCTTCGCGCATGTGCCGCCCGAGAAAATGCGGGCGCTGCCGAATTATGCGACGAGCGAATTGTATACGGAACGCGAGCGCGCGGCGTTGGCGTACGTCGAAGAGGTGACGAAAACAAAGAATGTTTCGGACGAGACATTCGCGGAATTGAAGATGCACTTCTCCGAGGAAGAAATCGTCGAGATCACGTGGGTGAACGCGATGGAAAATTACTACAATCTGATCAATCGGCCGTTGGGCATAGAGTCGGACGGGCTGTGCATGCTTGCGGAAAAGAAGGTCGGACGGTGA